From a single Bryobacter aggregatus MPL3 genomic region:
- a CDS encoding ABC transporter ATP-binding protein has protein sequence MSEVVIETRELTRVYKRDQFEVTALQDASIQIRKGEFVALMGPSGSGKSTLLYLIAAMERASGGKIEVLGQDLRALSDKQVAHWRNIHIGFIFQSFNLIPVLTALENVELPLLLTNLNSRERREHATTALKLVGLGDRLTHLPKQLSGGQEQRVAIARALVTDPDLILADEPTGNLDSQSANDVLKMLETLNRDHGKTVVMVTHDPHAARFATRTRYLEKGALLPEGQVPQDWFVRA, from the coding sequence ATGAGCGAAGTAGTGATCGAGACCCGGGAGCTGACCCGTGTGTATAAGCGCGATCAGTTTGAAGTCACGGCCTTGCAGGATGCTTCGATCCAGATCCGCAAGGGCGAGTTTGTCGCACTGATGGGGCCATCGGGGTCGGGGAAATCAACCCTGCTCTATCTCATCGCCGCGATGGAGCGAGCCAGCGGCGGCAAGATCGAAGTGCTCGGGCAGGACCTCCGCGCGCTGAGCGACAAGCAGGTGGCACATTGGCGCAACATCCACATTGGCTTCATCTTCCAAAGTTTCAATCTCATCCCCGTTTTGACGGCGCTTGAGAATGTTGAGCTTCCTCTGCTGCTGACCAACCTCAATAGCAGAGAGCGTCGCGAACACGCCACCACCGCGCTGAAGCTGGTGGGGCTGGGCGACCGGTTGACCCATCTGCCGAAGCAACTCTCGGGTGGACAAGAGCAGCGCGTCGCGATCGCCCGCGCACTAGTGACCGACCCCGACCTGATCCTCGCCGACGAGCCGACCGGCAACCTCGATTCCCAAAGCGCGAACGATGTATTGAAGATGCTCGAGACCTTGAATCGCGATCATGGCAAGACCGTGGTGATGGTGACTCACGATCCTCATGCGGCGCGCTTCGCCACTCGGACCCGTTATCTCGAAAAGGGAGCGCTGCTGCCGGAAGGCCAAGTGCCACAGGATTGGTTTGTCAGGGCTTGA
- a CDS encoding efflux RND transporter periplasmic adaptor subunit, whose protein sequence is MDAEIKNLRIDRSKKQRHDEGSSWAKRFIIAGITLFVLAGAGRYLYGLMNYAPEVEVYRVKSASSANAGGSSKSVILNATGYIVAHHKIQVASKVVGRVLWIGVEKGDRVKEGQVIVRLEDDEYKAQLQQSQGQLHTLQARLEELTNGSRPEEIATAKANVDQARADLENAEVTLRRTAHLVKEKVMSQQTLDDADARVNSQRARVNSLEKTLDLVRLGARREVIDAVRGQIVEARGRVAFYQTQLNNTIIKAPVTGTVLERNVEKGEFVTTGFVGDKGAKGYVVSLANLNDLQVELDINQNDFARLDRQQKGIITTDAYPDRKYQGIIDEIAPEANRQKATVQVKVKVLEPDDYLRPDMNASVAFVSDEKKDTGAPVAAAKAVVFIPSAAIRSDAVFIVLNGKVVKRPVRVTGNSSEGMRVEEGLIGGEDLVLNPGTELKDGDKVKLKGASK, encoded by the coding sequence ATGGACGCTGAAATTAAAAATCTTCGAATTGATCGCTCGAAGAAACAAAGACATGATGAAGGCTCTTCCTGGGCCAAACGTTTCATCATCGCCGGCATCACACTCTTTGTTCTGGCCGGTGCGGGCCGCTATCTCTATGGCTTGATGAACTACGCTCCTGAGGTGGAAGTGTACCGCGTGAAGTCTGCTTCTTCGGCGAATGCTGGCGGCAGTTCCAAATCCGTCATCCTCAATGCCACCGGGTACATCGTTGCCCATCACAAGATCCAAGTGGCCTCGAAGGTGGTGGGGCGCGTGTTGTGGATTGGCGTCGAGAAAGGGGATCGCGTCAAAGAGGGCCAGGTGATTGTGCGCCTCGAGGATGACGAGTACAAGGCCCAGTTGCAGCAGTCCCAAGGGCAATTGCACACGCTGCAAGCGCGGCTTGAAGAGCTGACCAATGGCTCGCGTCCGGAAGAGATCGCCACCGCGAAAGCGAATGTCGATCAGGCGCGCGCTGATCTTGAGAACGCCGAGGTGACACTGCGCCGTACCGCTCATCTGGTGAAAGAGAAGGTAATGTCGCAGCAGACTCTCGATGACGCTGATGCGCGCGTCAATTCCCAACGCGCCCGTGTAAATTCGCTTGAGAAGACGCTGGACCTGGTGCGGCTCGGCGCCCGCCGCGAAGTGATTGATGCGGTGCGTGGGCAGATTGTGGAGGCGCGTGGCCGCGTGGCCTTCTACCAGACGCAGTTGAACAACACGATCATCAAGGCTCCGGTCACTGGCACTGTGCTCGAACGCAATGTGGAGAAGGGTGAGTTCGTCACTACTGGCTTTGTTGGCGACAAGGGCGCTAAGGGCTATGTGGTCTCGCTCGCAAATTTGAATGATCTGCAAGTGGAGCTAGACATCAATCAGAATGACTTCGCGCGGCTCGATCGCCAGCAGAAGGGCATCATCACAACCGATGCTTATCCGGATCGCAAGTACCAGGGCATCATCGATGAGATTGCGCCTGAGGCGAATCGGCAAAAGGCCACGGTGCAAGTGAAGGTGAAGGTGTTGGAGCCGGATGATTATCTGCGGCCGGACATGAATGCGAGCGTTGCCTTTGTCAGCGACGAGAAGAAAGACACCGGAGCGCCTGTGGCTGCCGCCAAGGCTGTTGTCTTTATTCCGAGTGCGGCGATTCGTAGTGACGCGGTATTTATTGTGCTCAATGGCAAGGTGGTCAAGCGCCCGGTGCGAGTGACGGGCAATAGTAGCGAAGGCATGCGCGTTGAAGAGGGATTGATCGGTGGCGAAGACCTTGTGCTCAATCCGGGAACCGAACTCAAGGATGGCGACAAAGTGAAATTGAAGGGGGCAAGCAAATGA
- a CDS encoding ABC transporter permease, whose translation MAIPISYNIRNLVVRRTTTLMTALGVGLTVAVLLSVLALVQGLRSAFEATGDPLNVLVLRKGSDAELNSNFTRTMYQDLKFKPGIARDGEEPMASLEMVTIINLASVDTPDGMNITLRGLPPVGVKMRDQIQLTQGRWFAPGQREIVVGKSIANRFPDARLGGKLKFARGEWTVVGVMDGGRSSVNSEIFGDLNQVSSDYNRAEVVSSALVRATDEVAAQALINDLNADQKLNVNARSEKSYYAAQTVSAAPLQFLGIFISVVMAVGSCFAAMNTMYAAVARRAKEIGTLRVLGFARLSILTSFFLESVLLSLLGGILGCLLVLPLNNIETGIGNFVTFSEIAFNFQVTPAIMLIGMGFALFLGAIGGLFPARNAANKEILTALREV comes from the coding sequence ATGGCAATCCCGATCTCATATAACATCCGCAATCTGGTGGTGCGCCGCACCACCACACTCATGACCGCTTTGGGAGTAGGACTGACCGTGGCCGTGCTGCTCTCCGTTCTCGCCTTGGTGCAAGGGCTCCGCTCGGCCTTCGAGGCGACGGGGGATCCGCTGAACGTGCTGGTGCTGCGCAAGGGTTCTGACGCCGAACTCAACAGTAACTTCACGCGCACGATGTACCAGGACCTCAAGTTCAAACCGGGCATCGCGCGCGATGGTGAGGAACCGATGGCTTCTCTTGAGATGGTGACGATCATCAATCTGGCCAGCGTCGATACGCCCGATGGCATGAACATCACACTGCGCGGTCTGCCGCCTGTTGGCGTCAAAATGCGCGATCAGATCCAGTTGACCCAAGGCCGCTGGTTTGCTCCCGGACAGCGGGAGATCGTGGTTGGCAAATCGATTGCCAATCGCTTTCCCGATGCCCGCCTCGGTGGCAAGCTGAAGTTTGCACGCGGCGAGTGGACCGTCGTCGGGGTGATGGACGGAGGCCGCAGTTCGGTCAACAGCGAGATTTTCGGTGACCTCAATCAGGTCAGCTCCGACTACAACCGAGCGGAAGTAGTGAGTTCCGCACTGGTGCGGGCTACAGATGAGGTGGCCGCACAGGCACTGATCAACGATCTCAATGCCGATCAGAAGCTGAACGTCAATGCAAGAAGCGAGAAGAGTTATTACGCGGCGCAAACAGTGTCTGCGGCGCCGCTACAGTTTTTGGGCATCTTCATTTCTGTCGTGATGGCAGTGGGCAGTTGCTTTGCGGCGATGAATACGATGTACGCCGCTGTCGCGCGGCGCGCCAAAGAGATCGGAACCCTGCGCGTACTGGGTTTTGCGCGATTGAGCATCCTCACCAGCTTCTTTCTCGAATCGGTGCTGCTGTCGCTGCTGGGCGGCATCCTTGGTTGCCTGCTGGTGTTGCCGTTGAACAACATTGAAACCGGAATCGGCAACTTTGTCACCTTCAGCGAAATCGCCTTCAACTTCCAGGTCACCCCGGCCATCATGCTCATTGGCATGGGCTTTGCACTTTTCCTCGGTGCGATCGGTGGGCTCTTTCCTGCCCGGAATGCCGCAAATAAAGAAATCCTGACCGCGCTGCGGGAAGTGTAG
- a CDS encoding ABC transporter permease, which translates to MIHMLRYLPLILKNTLRSKRRSILTILSVTMSFTLLGVLFAMYHALYFSDPTPGQALRLITRNRISLAVVMPASYKQKIQTVPGVQAVTISQWYGGQYKDQNADRRNNFARFAIEPEDFFKVHTDLTIPEEQKQAFIRERTACIVGRVLAERLGLHLGDRITLKGDIFPGTMDFILRGIYTDANDNESMYFNLEYLFQSLPAGRRDFAGMFGILARSKEDVSKVQRDVDALFTNSPAQTRTETEAAFALSFVSFLGNVKVFLLAICAAVTFTILLVSANTMAMSVRERVREVGVMKTLGFTNGGILTIILGEAVVLSVVGAALGCILATILAVGVGASAGAFIGQFRNLTLTPSTVAVILAFSVVVALLSSFVPALTAARTNILDTLKYSG; encoded by the coding sequence ATGATCCACATGCTCCGTTACTTGCCATTGATCTTGAAGAACACCTTGCGCAGTAAGCGGCGCAGCATCCTGACCATTCTGAGTGTCACGATGTCATTTACTCTGCTGGGCGTTCTCTTTGCGATGTATCACGCCTTGTACTTTTCCGATCCAACACCCGGCCAGGCGCTGCGCCTGATCACACGCAACCGGATCTCGCTGGCCGTCGTGATGCCAGCCTCTTACAAGCAAAAAATCCAGACGGTGCCCGGCGTTCAGGCAGTTACCATCTCGCAGTGGTACGGCGGGCAGTATAAGGATCAGAATGCCGACCGCCGGAATAACTTCGCCCGCTTTGCCATTGAGCCGGAAGACTTCTTCAAGGTCCACACGGATCTCACGATTCCCGAAGAGCAGAAGCAGGCCTTTATCCGCGAACGCACGGCCTGCATTGTAGGCCGTGTTCTGGCCGAGAGACTTGGTCTGCACTTAGGAGACCGCATCACGCTCAAGGGCGACATCTTCCCTGGCACGATGGACTTCATTTTGCGCGGCATCTACACGGACGCGAATGACAACGAGTCGATGTACTTCAACCTCGAATACCTGTTTCAAAGCCTGCCTGCCGGCCGCCGCGATTTTGCGGGGATGTTCGGAATCCTCGCCCGCTCGAAGGAAGATGTGTCGAAGGTGCAGCGCGATGTCGATGCCTTGTTCACTAACTCGCCAGCCCAGACCCGCACCGAGACCGAGGCCGCCTTTGCGCTCAGCTTCGTCTCCTTCCTTGGCAATGTGAAGGTCTTTCTGCTGGCGATCTGCGCGGCGGTCACCTTCACCATCCTATTGGTCTCGGCGAACACGATGGCGATGAGCGTCCGCGAGCGTGTACGCGAGGTGGGAGTGATGAAGACACTTGGTTTTACCAATGGCGGCATTCTGACGATCATTCTGGGCGAAGCCGTGGTTCTCTCTGTGGTGGGTGCGGCCTTGGGATGTATTCTGGCGACGATACTCGCGGTGGGCGTGGGAGCGAGTGCCGGAGCTTTTATCGGCCAGTTCCGGAATCTCACGCTGACGCCATCTACCGTCGCTGTCATTCTTGCTTTCTCTGTGGTCGTCGCATTGCTCTCTTCCTTTGTCCCTGCCTTGACAGCAGCGCGGACTAATATTCTTGACACCTTGAAGTACTCTGGCTAA
- a CDS encoding OPT family oligopeptide transporter, giving the protein MKHIPYVPESMKMKEFSWAALLLGLVMTVILGAANAYLGLRAGITIAATYPAAVIGMAVIRMWRGTILEENIARTAGSIGESVAAGAIFTLPAFVIAKVWPSFTGPEAYWKSTVLMVIGSLLGVLFVSLVRRALVEDPDLPFPESVAASEIHKAGQHGAGAAKFLFWNIGTGGLVYLLGVFKLFAVDKDFFFRVGELGRSFLRLGPAGTGNTVPVGATTLAAGPTVSPAYLGVGYIIGVRLASLQFAGGVIAWGVLVPLFLYFLGPKIREYMPVNASDDDWAGMAAAVWRFIVRPIAIGGMLVGAAYTMFKMRKNLSTGLARAFGELTGPKVDLEKLNRTERYMSSKVVLLLIGALFAVMCVLYTYLADSIGGGVTAAIVMVIVGFFFATISGFLVGVIGSSNNPISGLTLSTLIIAALLMVALGVTGPQGVTAVLGVASVVCVSSAVAGELLQDFKVGWLLGGTPRTIQLVELVAVVVASAAMYWPLWILNEANLKSGGIGFGDKALPAPQAGLMASLAQGIVGGEMAWPLIIVGMFFGIALIMVQVKSPMLVSVGMYLPFATTFAIFVGGVMRWIGDQIAERRGLNEAQRARVENAGVLVSSGLIAGEALCGLVTAYFAWQEVKLFAFFEQPSYLAGGLIILALAYVMIQFPLRAAGRADEPAPPTAMM; this is encoded by the coding sequence GTGAAGCACATCCCGTACGTTCCCGAGAGCATGAAGATGAAGGAGTTTAGCTGGGCGGCATTGCTGCTTGGCCTGGTGATGACGGTGATCCTAGGCGCTGCTAACGCGTATCTGGGATTGCGTGCGGGAATCACCATTGCCGCTACTTATCCGGCGGCGGTCATCGGCATGGCCGTGATCCGGATGTGGCGAGGCACCATCCTTGAGGAGAACATCGCGCGAACCGCCGGTTCGATTGGCGAGAGCGTCGCGGCCGGTGCTATTTTTACGCTGCCAGCCTTTGTGATCGCCAAGGTATGGCCCAGCTTCACGGGTCCGGAAGCGTATTGGAAATCGACAGTGCTGATGGTGATTGGCAGCCTCCTCGGCGTCCTGTTCGTCAGCCTGGTGCGCAGAGCCTTGGTGGAAGATCCAGACCTCCCCTTCCCGGAAAGTGTCGCCGCCTCGGAGATCCATAAGGCCGGGCAGCACGGCGCGGGCGCGGCAAAGTTCCTTTTCTGGAATATCGGCACCGGCGGGCTCGTCTATCTGCTCGGCGTCTTCAAGCTCTTTGCCGTGGATAAGGACTTCTTCTTCCGCGTCGGCGAGCTCGGCCGCAGCTTCCTCCGTCTTGGGCCTGCGGGAACCGGGAACACCGTGCCGGTGGGCGCCACGACACTGGCTGCCGGACCCACGGTGAGCCCTGCCTATCTGGGGGTCGGTTACATCATCGGTGTACGGCTGGCTTCTTTGCAGTTCGCCGGTGGCGTCATTGCCTGGGGTGTACTCGTTCCCCTGTTTCTGTACTTCCTCGGCCCGAAGATCCGCGAGTACATGCCCGTGAATGCGAGCGATGACGATTGGGCGGGGATGGCCGCGGCCGTCTGGCGATTCATTGTGCGGCCCATTGCCATTGGCGGCATGCTGGTGGGCGCCGCCTACACCATGTTCAAGATGCGCAAGAATCTCAGCACCGGGCTGGCGCGCGCGTTTGGAGAATTGACCGGCCCGAAGGTCGACCTCGAAAAATTGAACCGTACCGAACGCTATATGAGTTCCAAAGTGGTGCTTCTGCTGATCGGCGCCCTCTTTGCCGTCATGTGTGTGCTGTACACCTACCTTGCCGACTCGATCGGCGGCGGCGTGACCGCAGCAATCGTGATGGTGATTGTCGGCTTCTTCTTTGCAACCATCTCCGGGTTTCTGGTGGGAGTCATTGGCTCCTCGAACAATCCGATCTCCGGGCTAACACTATCCACACTGATCATCGCGGCATTGCTGATGGTGGCTCTCGGTGTCACCGGACCCCAGGGCGTCACGGCCGTACTCGGCGTCGCGAGCGTCGTGTGTGTGAGTTCGGCAGTGGCAGGCGAACTCCTGCAGGATTTCAAAGTCGGCTGGCTGCTGGGCGGCACGCCACGCACCATCCAGTTGGTGGAACTGGTCGCCGTTGTTGTCGCTAGCGCGGCGATGTATTGGCCGCTGTGGATCTTGAACGAAGCGAACTTAAAGTCCGGCGGCATCGGCTTTGGCGATAAAGCCCTACCGGCGCCCCAGGCAGGACTGATGGCTTCGCTCGCGCAAGGGATCGTCGGCGGTGAAATGGCTTGGCCTTTGATTATCGTTGGGATGTTCTTTGGCATTGCGCTGATCATGGTGCAAGTGAAGAGCCCGATGCTGGTATCGGTCGGCATGTATCTGCCGTTTGCAACCACCTTCGCGATCTTCGTCGGTGGCGTCATGCGCTGGATCGGCGACCAGATTGCGGAACGCCGTGGCCTGAACGAAGCCCAGCGGGCCCGGGTGGAGAATGCCGGGGTTCTGGTGAGCTCCGGATTGATCGCAGGCGAGGCGCTCTGTGGTCTGGTGACGGCCTACTTTGCCTGGCAGGAGGTCAAACTGTTCGCCTTTTTTGAGCAGCCCAGCTACCTGGCTGGAGGCCTTATCATCCTCGCGCTGGCCTATGTGATGATCCAGTTTCCGCTGCGCGCCGCGGGCAGAGCCGATGAACCAGCGCCCCCCACCGCTATGATGTAA
- a CDS encoding HEAT repeat domain-containing protein: protein MSKEAFEKKLEALRTLRTSGDDSKTSAALAKALRDPSNYVVAKAAELIAEFGSRELTEELATAFDRLMVDAVKRDPQCWGKTAIAKALAQLGYGKPDIFRRGLQHVQKEPSWGDRADSAAPLRIACTEALVGTDLDGIEILRLLVIPMGDRTKIVRMAAIGVLLSLGRWEGELLLRHKVVAGDTDPEVLATCFAGIVEMGERGSLDFVASFLEDELEMRAQEAVTALAQSRHREAIQVLKSRWKGKMDAELRRTITIALGASPLPEGRDFLLQIFHENRGELPVYAVMALARGRFRAELREELSRVVEERQERKLSQTFQEEFG, encoded by the coding sequence ATGAGCAAAGAAGCCTTCGAGAAGAAACTGGAGGCGCTGCGCACGCTACGGACAAGCGGCGATGACTCGAAAACTTCCGCCGCACTGGCGAAGGCTCTTCGCGACCCATCCAACTACGTCGTCGCCAAAGCAGCCGAGTTGATCGCCGAGTTCGGCTCACGCGAGCTAACAGAAGAGCTGGCTACCGCATTCGATCGCCTCATGGTCGATGCTGTCAAGCGTGACCCGCAATGTTGGGGCAAAACCGCAATCGCCAAAGCGCTGGCGCAGTTGGGATATGGAAAGCCAGACATCTTCCGCCGTGGACTCCAACACGTGCAGAAGGAACCCTCCTGGGGCGACCGCGCCGACTCCGCTGCCCCTCTCCGCATCGCTTGCACCGAAGCGTTGGTCGGCACGGATCTGGACGGGATCGAGATTCTCAGGCTGTTGGTGATTCCCATGGGCGATAGAACCAAGATCGTCCGGATGGCCGCCATTGGGGTGCTGCTTTCATTAGGCCGTTGGGAAGGCGAGTTGTTATTACGGCACAAGGTCGTAGCCGGCGACACCGATCCGGAAGTACTCGCCACCTGCTTTGCCGGGATTGTGGAGATGGGCGAGCGCGGTTCTCTCGATTTTGTCGCCAGCTTCCTTGAGGATGAGCTTGAGATGCGAGCACAGGAGGCGGTGACCGCCTTGGCGCAATCGAGACACCGCGAAGCCATCCAGGTGCTCAAGTCCCGCTGGAAAGGGAAGATGGATGCAGAGCTGCGCAGAACGATCACCATAGCTTTGGGCGCCTCTCCGCTGCCTGAGGGGCGTGACTTCCTCTTGCAGATCTTTCACGAAAATCGAGGCGAACTGCCAGTCTATGCCGTAATGGCTTTGGCGAGAGGACGCTTCCGGGCCGAGTTGCGTGAGGAGCTCAGTCGTGTGGTGGAAGAACGGCAGGAACGCAAACTCTCACAGACCTTCCAGGAAGAGTTCGGCTGA
- a CDS encoding carboxypeptidase regulatory-like domain-containing protein, with protein MSVLLLASSYPAVAQVLYGSIVGTIQDASGAVVPGARVTVTNKATGFSREVLSDGNGNFSIASIPTGIYSVGASANGFKTVNRDRIEITINSTSRQDFSMEVGATTDQIMVEASTVALQTDRSETRTEISTKVVQELPLNSYRNYQALLNLAPGATPAATQNSVTDTPGRALRTFVNGTATNNNVTRLDGATNINIWLPHHVAYVAPAETVAEVNIATSGLDAEQGMAGGAAITVASISGTNVLHGAAWEYHENQELKARSYFQPTNTPNARYTLNIFGAKLGGPIIKNKLFYFAHAEWTRQRTGGQSFFTLPDAAIRSGNFSNYIAANGAGTIFDPATGNADGSGRTAFPGNQIPVSRMSPQALKVLALVPLANNEGSRVFDASSRTYSNNHFVNGTGVLDRGNYDGKLNWNRNEKHTMFVKYSMLQATSGGVFGLGAAGGGGVGGDPGLGDTHQYLATVGTNYTISPTMLFDATFGLTRMDQTAQGPDFGKNYGTDVFGIPGTNGSSPLQSGLPAFSFTSFSSYGQTATWMPLERHERSYTFTTNLSIIKSKHEIRLGFDAVHHGLNHNQPELDNPRGAFTFGGGLTANRGGVAANMYNSYAQFLLGLPTAMSKSLQYELMTTSEWQLGVYLRDRWQVTRKLTFNLGVRLERYPLMTRGDGKGLELLDPSTMKIYLGGRGSTPENPGIKVQPFFVAPRIGFAYRATEKTVVRAGYGMTIDPLPFSRPLRGAYPLTVASTFQGADSFTPYQNLVTGSLATGIPPVVGPDLSSGVITLPPTIDNRSPYSKIVRGYVQSWNATIERRLNNSLVGSVAYVGTQSTNVLGDRDINAAAPGAGNNGRPYYAQFGRNRDLRMWDGWMGAHYHGLQGSLSGNVAKGLFLKGAYTYSKAINMTDEDGWVSVNWNWGPTINRNVATAGYDRTQMFQMGFLYEIPFGKGKQFFKDNKFVDGVLGGWQFGGIYSAYSGTPFTVTADGGLLNAPGSLQTADQIGNFVYLNGKGSNTPYFSATNFAHPGTRFGTTGRNRFRGPGVANLDANLIKTIKVQERINIQFRAEAANLSNTPRFANPNANLNGSNFGFVTASAGGERQLRFGLRVAF; from the coding sequence ATGTCCGTCCTACTTCTGGCCTCGAGTTACCCTGCTGTAGCCCAGGTTCTTTACGGATCTATTGTCGGTACCATCCAGGATGCCAGCGGGGCCGTTGTTCCTGGGGCAAGGGTCACAGTCACAAATAAGGCGACCGGCTTTAGCCGCGAAGTTCTGTCCGATGGCAACGGCAACTTCTCGATCGCCAGCATTCCTACCGGTATCTATTCGGTCGGCGCCTCTGCCAACGGGTTCAAGACGGTGAACCGCGACCGGATCGAAATCACCATCAACAGTACTTCACGCCAGGACTTCAGTATGGAAGTCGGAGCGACCACGGACCAGATCATGGTCGAGGCCTCGACGGTAGCGCTGCAGACGGATCGATCCGAGACGCGCACCGAGATCAGCACCAAAGTGGTTCAGGAGTTGCCTCTCAACTCGTATCGCAACTACCAGGCGCTGCTCAATCTGGCCCCCGGCGCCACACCCGCGGCGACGCAGAACTCGGTGACCGATACCCCTGGCCGCGCCCTGCGCACCTTTGTGAACGGTACGGCAACCAACAACAACGTCACCCGTCTCGATGGCGCGACCAACATCAACATCTGGCTCCCTCATCACGTTGCCTACGTGGCGCCGGCAGAAACAGTTGCCGAAGTCAATATTGCTACCTCTGGTCTCGATGCGGAACAGGGCATGGCGGGCGGCGCGGCCATCACGGTCGCTTCGATCTCGGGAACCAACGTGCTGCACGGCGCGGCTTGGGAATATCACGAGAACCAGGAGCTGAAAGCCCGCTCCTACTTCCAGCCGACCAACACTCCGAACGCGCGCTACACGTTGAACATCTTCGGTGCGAAGCTCGGTGGTCCCATCATCAAGAACAAGCTCTTCTACTTTGCCCACGCGGAGTGGACCCGTCAGCGCACCGGCGGCCAGAGCTTCTTCACGTTGCCGGATGCGGCGATCCGCAGCGGTAATTTCTCGAACTACATTGCCGCCAATGGCGCGGGAACGATTTTCGATCCGGCTACTGGCAATGCGGACGGTTCAGGCCGCACTGCCTTCCCGGGCAACCAGATTCCGGTCAGCCGGATGAGCCCACAAGCGCTGAAGGTTCTGGCTCTTGTACCGCTGGCGAACAACGAGGGCAGCCGCGTCTTTGATGCCAGCAGCCGCACCTACTCGAATAATCATTTTGTCAACGGCACTGGTGTTCTGGACCGTGGCAACTATGACGGGAAGTTGAACTGGAATCGCAACGAAAAGCACACCATGTTTGTGAAGTACTCCATGCTGCAGGCCACCTCTGGTGGTGTCTTTGGTCTCGGCGCAGCGGGTGGCGGTGGTGTGGGTGGCGATCCTGGTCTCGGCGATACACACCAGTATCTCGCCACTGTCGGCACCAACTACACCATCTCGCCGACAATGTTGTTTGATGCGACCTTCGGCCTGACACGCATGGACCAGACCGCACAGGGGCCGGACTTTGGTAAGAACTATGGAACCGATGTCTTTGGCATTCCAGGCACCAATGGTTCCAGCCCGTTGCAATCGGGCCTGCCTGCCTTCAGCTTCACCTCGTTCAGCTCTTATGGCCAGACGGCCACCTGGATGCCGCTCGAGCGGCATGAGCGCAGCTATACCTTCACCACCAATCTTTCGATCATCAAGTCGAAGCACGAGATTCGCTTGGGTTTTGATGCGGTACATCATGGTTTGAACCACAACCAGCCGGAACTCGACAATCCCCGCGGCGCCTTTACTTTTGGTGGCGGCCTCACTGCCAATCGCGGTGGTGTTGCAGCCAACATGTACAACTCCTACGCCCAGTTTCTTCTCGGCCTGCCGACTGCAATGAGCAAGTCTTTGCAATACGAGCTGATGACGACGAGCGAATGGCAGCTCGGCGTGTATCTGCGCGACCGCTGGCAGGTGACCCGCAAGTTGACCTTCAACCTCGGTGTCCGTCTGGAGCGCTATCCGCTGATGACCCGCGGCGATGGCAAAGGACTGGAACTCCTCGACCCCAGCACGATGAAGATCTATCTGGGTGGGCGCGGCAGCACTCCGGAGAATCCCGGGATCAAGGTACAGCCGTTCTTTGTCGCTCCGCGCATTGGATTCGCTTATCGTGCCACTGAGAAGACTGTCGTCCGTGCCGGTTACGGCATGACGATTGATCCGCTTCCCTTCTCACGCCCCTTGCGCGGCGCCTATCCGTTGACGGTTGCCTCTACCTTCCAGGGTGCTGACAGTTTCACGCCGTATCAGAATCTGGTGACCGGAAGCCTGGCCACCGGCATCCCGCCTGTCGTCGGCCCGGATCTCTCCTCGGGTGTGATTACACTGCCGCCCACGATCGACAACCGCAGTCCATACTCGAAAATTGTTCGCGGCTATGTCCAATCCTGGAACGCTACGATCGAACGTCGATTGAACAACTCACTCGTGGGTTCGGTTGCGTATGTTGGTACCCAATCCACCAATGTTCTGGGGGATCGTGACATCAATGCTGCGGCTCCTGGCGCTGGGAACAATGGGCGTCCCTATTATGCGCAGTTTGGCCGCAACCGCGACCTGCGCATGTGGGATGGCTGGATGGGAGCTCACTATCACGGCTTGCAGGGCAGCCTTAGTGGAAATGTCGCCAAGGGCCTCTTTCTGAAGGGTGCCTACACCTATTCGAAGGCCATTAACATGACGGACGAAGACGGTTGGGTCAGCGTGAACTGGAATTGGGGTCCCACGATCAACCGCAACGTAGCCACTGCTGGTTATGACCGTACGCAGATGTTCCAGATGGGTTTCCTTTATGAGATCCCCTTCGGGAAGGGCAAGCAGTTCTTCAAGGACAACAAGTTTGTGGATGGTGTGCTAGGCGGCTGGCAGTTTGGTGGCATCTACTCCGCCTACTCCGGTACTCCTTTCACGGTCACCGCCGATGGTGGCTTGCTCAATGCTCCTGGCAGTCTGCAGACTGCGGACCAGATTGGGAATTTTGTTTATCTGAATGGCAAGGGGTCCAACACTCCTTACTTCTCGGCGACAAACTTTGCCCATCCTGGCACCCGCTTCGGCACCACTGGCCGCAATCGCTTCCGTGGACCTGGCGTTGCAAACCTCGATGCGAACCTGATCAAGACGATCAAGGTGCAGGAGCGGATCAACATCCAGTTCCGCGCAGAAGCGGCGAACCTCAGCAATACGCCGCGCTTTGCGAATCCGAACGCGAATCTCAATGGTTCAAACTTCGGCTTCGTCACTGCCTCGGCCGGTGGCGAGCGTCAGCTCCGCTTCGGTCTCCGTGTTGCTTTCTAA